One region of Mycolicibacterium insubricum genomic DNA includes:
- a CDS encoding hemolysin family protein, producing the protein MAADLLALVAAVLLLGANAFFVGSEFALISARRDRLEALAEQGKKRAVTVMRAGEQLSLMLAGAQLGITVCSILLGRVAEPAVARLLDGPFDLVGVPAPVLHTVAALVSLALVVTLHVLLGEMVPKNIAIAGPERTAMLLIPVYLVYVRVARPFIAFYNWCAAVVMRMVGITPKDELDITVSTVELSEMIAESVSEGLLDPEEHTRLTRALQVRTRAVSDVAVPLSDVRVVPVAGPGLGPRVADIQIALAQTGYSRFPVADPAGALIGYLHIKDVLALTDPDAVVDLAVVRPLPRVPESLSLPDGLSRLRRSNAHLALLTGPDDGVVALVTLEDLVEDLVGTVRDGTHRV; encoded by the coding sequence ATGGCCGCCGACCTGCTCGCTCTGGTGGCTGCCGTGCTGCTGCTGGGCGCCAACGCGTTCTTCGTGGGCAGCGAGTTCGCACTGATCTCCGCCCGCCGGGACCGGCTGGAGGCGCTGGCCGAGCAGGGCAAGAAACGCGCGGTGACGGTCATGCGCGCCGGGGAACAGCTGTCGCTGATGCTGGCCGGCGCGCAGCTGGGCATCACCGTCTGCTCGATCCTGCTGGGCCGGGTCGCCGAGCCCGCCGTAGCCCGACTGCTCGACGGGCCGTTCGATCTGGTCGGCGTGCCGGCGCCGGTACTGCACACGGTCGCGGCGCTGGTGTCGCTGGCGCTGGTGGTGACCCTGCACGTGCTGCTCGGCGAGATGGTACCGAAGAACATCGCCATCGCCGGTCCCGAGCGCACCGCGATGCTGCTGATCCCCGTCTACCTGGTGTACGTGCGGGTCGCCCGGCCGTTCATCGCGTTCTACAACTGGTGCGCAGCGGTGGTCATGCGGATGGTCGGCATCACCCCGAAGGACGAGCTGGACATCACGGTCTCCACCGTCGAGCTGTCGGAGATGATCGCCGAGTCGGTGTCCGAGGGCCTGCTGGACCCCGAGGAGCACACCCGCCTGACCCGGGCGCTGCAGGTCCGCACCCGCGCCGTCAGCGACGTCGCGGTGCCGCTGAGCGACGTGCGGGTGGTCCCGGTGGCCGGGCCGGGTCTGGGACCGCGGGTCGCCGACATCCAGATCGCCCTGGCCCAGACCGGCTATTCGCGGTTTCCGGTCGCCGACCCCGCCGGCGCCCTGATCGGCTACCTGCACATCAAGGACGTGTTGGCGCTGACCGACCCGGATGCGGTGGTGGACCTGGCGGTGGTCCGCCCGCTGCCGCGGGTGCCGGAGTCGCTGTCGCTGCCCGACGGGTTGTCGCGGCTGCGGCGCAGCAACGCCCACCTGGCCCTGCTGACCGGTCCCGACGACGGCGTCGTCGCCCTGGTCACCCTGGAGGACCTGGTCGAAGACCTGGTCGGGACGGTCCGCGACGGCACCCACCGTGTCTGA
- a CDS encoding M56 family metallopeptidase gives MSALAFAILALLLVGPVPAILARADWPLRAPRAAIVLWQSIAIAAVLSAFSAGLAIASRLFLPDSDGLPSADPIDALHRLGWAQWLIHLVVLGLTLLVGVRLAVAGVRVAIGTRRRRAHHRMLVDLLGVNRGALRILAIDQPLAYCLPGMRSRVVVSDGTLSTLGDPEMAAILSHERAHLRARHDLVLEAFTAVHAAFPRFVRSASALDAVRLLVELLADDAAVRATGPTPLARALVACAAGPRPSGALAAGGPTTVLRVQRLAGKPNSPWLCAAAYVGAVAVLVVPTLAVAVPWLTELQRLLSR, from the coding sequence GTGTCCGCGCTGGCCTTCGCCATCCTCGCCCTGCTGCTGGTAGGGCCGGTTCCGGCGATCCTCGCCCGCGCCGACTGGCCACTGCGGGCCCCGCGCGCAGCCATCGTATTGTGGCAGTCGATCGCCATCGCGGCGGTGCTCTCGGCGTTCAGCGCAGGCCTGGCGATCGCCAGCCGGCTATTCCTGCCCGACAGCGACGGCCTGCCGTCGGCCGATCCGATCGACGCCCTGCACCGGTTGGGCTGGGCTCAGTGGCTGATCCATCTCGTCGTACTGGGCCTGACCCTGCTGGTGGGCGTGCGCCTGGCCGTGGCCGGAGTCCGGGTGGCCATCGGCACCCGGCGCCGCCGGGCCCATCACCGCATGCTGGTCGACCTGCTCGGGGTAAACCGCGGTGCCCTGCGCATCCTCGCGATCGACCAGCCGTTGGCCTACTGCCTGCCCGGTATGCGCTCCCGGGTGGTGGTCAGCGACGGAACGCTGTCCACCCTCGGCGACCCGGAGATGGCGGCGATCCTCAGTCACGAACGCGCCCACCTACGAGCCCGCCACGACCTGGTGCTGGAGGCGTTCACCGCGGTGCACGCCGCCTTCCCGCGGTTCGTCCGCAGCGCCAGCGCCCTGGACGCCGTCCGGCTGCTGGTCGAACTGCTGGCCGACGACGCCGCCGTGCGCGCCACCGGGCCCACACCCCTGGCCCGCGCGCTGGTCGCCTGCGCCGCCGGTCCGCGTCCGTCCGGGGCACTCGCCGCCGGCGGGCCGACGACCGTGTTGCGGGTGCAGCGCCTGGCCGGTAAACCCAACAGTCCGTGGCTGTGTGCGGCCGCCTACGTCGGGGCGGTCGCCGTCCTGGTGGTCCCGACCCTGGCCGTGGCCGTCCCGTGGCTCACCGAACTGCAGCGCCTGCTGTCCCGCTAG
- a CDS encoding hemolysin family protein has translation MGVWMTLLSVGAIVVLTAGTALFVAAEFSLTALERSTVDANARTGGRRDRWVQRAHRTLSFQLSGAQLGISVTTLATGYLAEPVVGQLIRPALTAAGLPGHLVAPVALTLALIIATSLSMVFGELVPKNIAVAEPLPTARTVAGPQLLVSALLTPAIKLTNGAANAVVRRLGIEPADELHSARSAQELVSLVRTSADAGSIDPATAALVDRSLHFGDLTAEELMTPRTEIVALDADQTVADLVAAASATGFSRFPIVDGDLDATIGIVHVKQVFEIPPPQRAAVRLDILARPVPVVPATLDGDAVMTQIRANGLQTALVVDEYGGTAGMVTVEDLIEEIVGDVRDEHDDRRPNVLEADGSWRISGLLRIDEVAAGTGYRAAEGEYYDTIGGLVMSVLGRIPAVGDSVELPAFDPDGQLDDPVIWLATVLAMDGRRIDLLELSELGPRSRRADGSGAL, from the coding sequence ATGGGCGTCTGGATGACGCTGCTCAGCGTCGGCGCCATCGTGGTCCTGACCGCTGGGACGGCCCTGTTCGTGGCCGCCGAATTCTCCCTGACGGCCCTGGAACGCAGCACCGTCGACGCCAACGCCCGCACCGGCGGCCGCCGCGACCGCTGGGTGCAGCGGGCCCACCGCACCCTGTCGTTCCAGCTGTCCGGAGCCCAGCTCGGCATTTCGGTGACCACGCTGGCCACCGGGTATCTGGCCGAGCCCGTCGTCGGGCAGCTCATCCGGCCCGCGCTGACCGCCGCCGGGCTGCCGGGGCACCTGGTCGCGCCGGTGGCGCTGACCCTGGCGCTGATCATCGCCACGTCGTTGTCGATGGTCTTCGGCGAGCTGGTGCCCAAGAACATCGCGGTCGCCGAACCGCTGCCCACCGCACGTACCGTCGCCGGCCCGCAGTTGCTCGTCTCCGCTCTGCTGACGCCGGCGATCAAGCTGACCAACGGAGCGGCCAACGCCGTGGTCCGCCGCCTGGGCATCGAGCCGGCCGACGAACTGCACTCGGCGCGCTCCGCCCAGGAGCTGGTGTCGCTGGTGCGCACCTCGGCCGACGCCGGCTCCATCGACCCGGCCACCGCCGCGCTGGTGGACCGGTCCCTGCACTTCGGCGACCTCACCGCCGAGGAACTGATGACCCCGCGCACCGAGATCGTTGCCCTCGACGCCGACCAGACCGTCGCCGACCTGGTCGCCGCGGCCAGCGCCACCGGGTTCTCCCGCTTCCCCATCGTCGACGGCGACCTCGACGCAACCATCGGCATCGTGCACGTCAAACAGGTCTTCGAGATCCCCCCGCCGCAGCGCGCCGCCGTCCGCCTCGACATCCTGGCCCGGCCGGTGCCGGTGGTGCCGGCCACCCTCGACGGCGACGCGGTGATGACCCAGATCCGGGCCAACGGCCTGCAGACCGCGCTGGTGGTCGACGAGTACGGCGGCACCGCCGGCATGGTCACCGTCGAGGACCTGATCGAGGAGATCGTCGGCGACGTGCGCGACGAGCATGACGACCGCCGCCCCAACGTGCTGGAAGCCGACGGCAGCTGGCGCATCTCGGGGCTGCTGCGCATCGACGAGGTGGCCGCCGGCACCGGCTACCGGGCGGCCGAGGGCGAGTACTACGACACCATCGGCGGGCTGGTGATGTCGGTGCTGGGCCGCATCCCGGCTGTCGGCGACTCGGTGGAGCTGCCGGCGTTCGACCCCGACGGGCAGCTCGACGACCCGGTCATCTGGCTGGCCACCGTGCTGGCGATGGACGGCCGCCGGATCGACCTGCTGGAGCTGTCCGAACTGGGCCCGCGGTCCCGCCGCGCCGATGGGTCGGGAGCGCTCTGA
- the gndA gene encoding NADP-dependent phosphogluconate dehydrogenase: MTVTDSSSRTGTAQIGVTGLAVMGSNIARNFARHGYTVALHNRSIAKTDALIAEHGHEGSFVRSESIAEFLDALERPRRVLIMVKAGAATDAVINELADAMEPGDIIIDGGNSLFTDTIRREKAIRARGLHFVGAGISGGEEGALNGPSIMPGGPAESYVSLGPLLEEISAHVDGVPCCTHIGPDGAGHFVKMVHNGIEYSDMQLIGEAYQLLRDGLGLTAPQIAEVFAEWNTGELDSYLVEITAEVLRQVDAKTGRPLVDVIVDEAGQKGTGRWTVISALDLGVPVTGIAEAVFARALSGSVPQRRAVAGMSAGNLGEKPSDAKRFVEDVRKALYASKIIAYAQGFNQIQAGSAEYDWNVKPGDLATIWRGGCIIRAKFLNRIKEAFDADPALPTLIAAPYFRDAVENAVDGWRRVVVTATELGIPIPGFASALSYYDGLRTTRLPAALIQGQRDFFGAHTYGRIDADPDARFHTLWSGDRTEVQA; the protein is encoded by the coding sequence ATGACCGTGACCGACTCCAGTTCCCGCACCGGAACAGCACAGATCGGGGTCACCGGCCTCGCGGTCATGGGTTCCAACATCGCACGGAACTTCGCCCGGCACGGCTACACCGTCGCACTGCACAACCGCTCGATCGCCAAGACCGACGCGCTGATCGCCGAACACGGCCACGAGGGCTCGTTCGTCCGCAGCGAGAGCATCGCCGAGTTCCTCGACGCCCTGGAGCGGCCGCGCCGCGTACTGATCATGGTCAAGGCCGGGGCGGCCACCGACGCCGTCATCAACGAACTGGCCGACGCCATGGAGCCCGGCGACATCATCATCGACGGCGGCAACTCGCTGTTCACCGACACCATCCGCCGGGAGAAGGCCATCCGCGCACGCGGCCTGCACTTCGTCGGCGCCGGCATCTCCGGCGGCGAGGAGGGCGCGCTCAACGGCCCGTCGATCATGCCCGGCGGACCGGCAGAGTCCTACGTGTCGCTGGGCCCGCTGCTGGAGGAGATCTCTGCGCACGTCGACGGCGTCCCGTGCTGCACCCACATCGGTCCCGACGGGGCGGGGCACTTCGTCAAGATGGTGCACAACGGCATCGAGTACTCCGACATGCAGCTCATCGGCGAGGCGTACCAGCTACTGCGCGACGGACTTGGCCTGACCGCACCGCAAATCGCCGAGGTGTTCGCCGAGTGGAACACCGGCGAACTGGACTCCTACCTGGTGGAGATCACCGCCGAGGTGCTCCGTCAGGTCGACGCCAAGACCGGCAGGCCGCTGGTCGACGTCATCGTGGACGAGGCCGGGCAGAAAGGCACCGGGCGCTGGACGGTCATCTCCGCGCTCGATCTCGGAGTGCCGGTCACCGGCATCGCCGAGGCGGTGTTCGCCCGGGCGCTATCCGGATCGGTGCCGCAGCGCCGCGCCGTCGCCGGCATGTCCGCCGGCAACCTGGGCGAAAAACCCTCCGATGCAAAGCGATTCGTCGAAGACGTACGCAAGGCGTTGTACGCGTCGAAGATCATCGCCTACGCCCAGGGCTTCAACCAGATCCAGGCCGGCTCCGCCGAGTACGACTGGAACGTCAAACCGGGTGATCTGGCCACCATCTGGCGCGGCGGCTGCATCATCCGCGCCAAGTTCCTCAACCGGATCAAGGAAGCCTTCGACGCCGACCCGGCGCTGCCCACCCTGATCGCGGCGCCGTACTTCCGCGACGCGGTGGAAAACGCGGTCGACGGCTGGCGCCGGGTAGTCGTCACCGCGACCGAACTCGGCATCCCGATCCCCGGCTTCGCCTCGGCCCTGTCCTACTACGACGGCCTGCGCACCACCCGGCTGCCTGCCGCACTGATCCAGGGCCAGCGGGACTTCTTCGGCGCGCACACCTACGGCCGCATCGACGCCGATCCGGACGCCCGCTTCCACACCCTGTGGAGCGGCGACCGCACCGAAGTGCAGGCCTGA
- a CDS encoding GuaB1 family IMP dehydrogenase-related protein, with product MRFLDGHRPPYDLTYNDVFVVPNRSEVTSRFDVDLASNDGSGTTIPVVVANMTAVAGRRMAETVARRGGIVVLPQDLPIVAVATTVDFVKSRDLVADTPVTLEPDDSVSDAIALIHKRAHGAAVVLVDGRPTGLVTEARCTGVDRFARVRDVAVTEFVTAPLGTDPRRVFAALETAPVPVAVLTRPDGSLAGVLTRTGAVRAGIYTPAVDAHGRLRVAAAVGINGDVAGKATALAAAGVDVLVIDTAHGHQSKMLDAIRKVAALDLGLPLAAGNVVSAEGTRDLIEAGATIVKVGVGPGAMCTTRMMTGVGRPQFSAVLDCAAAARRLGGHVWADGGVRHPRDVALALAAGASNVMIGSWFAGTYESPGDLLRDRDGRPYKESYGMASKRAVAARTAADSGFERARKALFEEGISTSRMALDPERGGVEDLLDHITSGVRSTCTYVGAADLAELHEKAVLGVQSAAGFAEGHPLPTGW from the coding sequence GTGCGGTTCCTCGACGGCCACCGGCCTCCCTATGACCTGACCTACAACGACGTCTTCGTCGTCCCGAACCGCTCCGAGGTGACCTCCCGGTTCGACGTGGACCTGGCCAGCAACGACGGCTCCGGCACCACCATCCCCGTCGTGGTGGCCAATATGACGGCGGTCGCCGGACGCCGGATGGCCGAGACGGTGGCCCGGCGCGGCGGGATCGTGGTGCTGCCGCAGGATCTGCCGATCGTGGCCGTCGCCACCACCGTCGACTTCGTCAAATCCCGCGACCTGGTCGCCGACACCCCGGTCACTCTGGAGCCGGACGACTCGGTCTCCGACGCCATCGCGCTGATCCACAAGCGGGCACACGGCGCGGCCGTCGTGCTGGTCGACGGGCGCCCGACGGGGCTGGTCACCGAGGCCCGCTGTACCGGGGTGGACCGGTTCGCCCGGGTCCGCGACGTCGCCGTCACCGAATTCGTCACCGCACCCCTGGGTACCGACCCGCGCCGGGTGTTCGCCGCACTGGAGACCGCACCGGTCCCGGTGGCCGTCCTCACCCGGCCCGACGGGTCGCTGGCCGGGGTGCTCACCCGCACCGGTGCCGTGCGGGCCGGGATCTACACCCCGGCCGTCGACGCCCACGGGCGGTTGCGCGTCGCCGCCGCCGTCGGCATCAACGGCGACGTGGCCGGTAAGGCCACCGCGCTGGCCGCCGCCGGTGTCGACGTGCTGGTCATCGACACCGCCCACGGCCACCAGTCCAAGATGCTGGATGCCATCCGCAAGGTCGCCGCACTGGATTTGGGCCTGCCGCTGGCGGCGGGCAACGTGGTCTCCGCCGAGGGCACCCGCGATCTGATCGAGGCCGGGGCGACGATCGTCAAGGTCGGCGTCGGCCCCGGCGCCATGTGCACCACCCGGATGATGACCGGCGTGGGCCGACCGCAGTTCTCCGCGGTGCTCGACTGCGCGGCGGCCGCCCGACGCCTCGGCGGCCACGTCTGGGCCGACGGCGGGGTCCGTCACCCCCGCGACGTGGCGCTGGCGCTGGCCGCCGGGGCGTCGAATGTGATGATCGGCTCCTGGTTCGCCGGCACCTACGAATCGCCCGGCGACCTGCTGCGCGACCGTGACGGGCGGCCCTACAAGGAGTCCTACGGCATGGCTTCCAAGCGGGCCGTCGCCGCCCGCACCGCCGCCGACAGCGGTTTCGAGCGGGCCCGCAAGGCGTTGTTCGAGGAGGGCATCTCCACCTCCCGGATGGCGCTGGATCCCGAACGCGGCGGCGTCGAGGATCTGCTCGACCACATCACGTCGGGGGTGCGCAGCACCTGCACCTACGTCGGGGCGGCCGACCTGGCCGAACTGCACGAGAAGGCGGTCCTCGGAGTCCAGTCGGCCGCCGGTTTCGCCGAGGGCCATCCCCTACCGACGGGTTGGTGA
- a CDS encoding 3-methyladenine DNA glycosylase, whose protein sequence is MSEAVAEPLSAVTLPEPVWTATADAHRARAEAFLTPHTDRMRRGVRHPVWDFLFDYYSLRPGRLRRWHPGYGVTLTGARAAEYDGTTGYRRVPDGVRVDPAHLAARADTVAFIHRLLTATAARPPRFGCFGMHEWAMVYRSAKPRHTQLPLRLGSAGTDAVLETTGLRCSHYDAFRFFTAAAEPRNETPLSRAAQVDHEQPGCVHTNMDLAKWSLKLTPLIPAGLLLDCFELAANARVLDMRASPYDLRDLGFAPIRVEEQAGRAEYVRLQSEIADRAAVLRAALIGRCENLLAAL, encoded by the coding sequence GTGTCTGAGGCAGTGGCCGAACCGCTGTCCGCGGTGACGCTGCCGGAACCGGTATGGACCGCCACCGCGGACGCCCACCGGGCCCGCGCCGAGGCGTTTCTGACCCCGCACACCGACCGGATGCGCCGCGGTGTCCGCCACCCGGTCTGGGACTTCCTGTTCGACTACTACTCGCTGCGGCCCGGCCGGCTGCGACGCTGGCATCCGGGCTACGGCGTGACTCTGACCGGCGCCCGGGCCGCCGAATACGACGGCACGACGGGCTACCGGCGGGTGCCCGACGGGGTGCGGGTCGACCCGGCCCACCTGGCCGCCCGCGCCGACACCGTCGCCTTCATCCACCGGCTGCTGACCGCGACGGCGGCCCGCCCGCCCCGGTTCGGCTGCTTCGGGATGCACGAGTGGGCGATGGTCTACCGCAGTGCCAAACCCCGGCACACCCAGCTGCCACTGCGCCTGGGATCGGCCGGGACCGACGCGGTGCTGGAGACCACCGGGCTGCGCTGCAGCCACTACGACGCCTTCCGGTTCTTCACCGCGGCCGCCGAACCCCGCAACGAGACCCCGCTGAGCCGGGCCGCCCAGGTCGACCACGAGCAGCCAGGCTGCGTTCATACGAACATGGATCTGGCCAAATGGAGCCTGAAATTGACCCCGCTGATCCCCGCCGGGCTGCTGCTGGACTGCTTCGAGCTGGCCGCCAACGCCCGGGTGCTGGATATGCGGGCCAGCCCATACGACCTGCGCGACTTGGGCTTCGCGCCGATCCGGGTGGAGGAGCAGGCCGGCCGCGCCGAATACGTGCGGCTCCAGAGCGAGATCGCCGACCGAGCGGCGGTGTTGCGCGCCGCGCTGATCGGCCGCTGCGAAAACCTGCTCGCTGCACTCTGA